TTCGGCGCGAGCGAACCGGTCGATACCGGGCAGATGCAGGTGCGCCGCCGGATTTCCTCGACCTTCAAGGATATTCCGGGAGGCCAGATTCTGGGGCCCACCTTCGATTACACCCATCGCCTGCTCGATCCGGAACTGGCGGGAGTGTCGATGCCGGAGGCGCCTGCGACCGGGGAGGCGTCGCCGGAGGTGATGCCGCGCGTCACCGACATTCTCGGCCGCGACGGCCTGATCGAACCTTCGCCGCAGGCCGATGCCGGTTCGGCGGTCGGCGATCTCACCCGCGAGCCCCTGAGTTTCCCTGCCGATCGCGACCTGCGGCTGCAGAATCTGGCGCGCGCCGACGAGGGCTTTCTGCTGGCGCTCGGCTACTCGTCGCAGCGCGGCTATGGCCGGAACCATCCGTTTGCCGGCGAAATTCGCCTCGGTGAGGTCGAAGTGGAGTTCATGGCCGAAGATGCCGGCTTTGCCGTACCGCTCGGCGCGGTCACGCTGACCGAGTGCCAGATGGTCAACCAGTTCAAGGGCTCGGCCACTGAGGCGCCTTGTTTCACGCGCGGTTACGGGCTGGCGTTCGGCCAGAGCGAGCGCAAGACCATGTCGATGGCGCTGGTGGACAGGAGCCTGCGGGCCCGCGAACTCGGCGAGGAAATTATCGCGCCGGCCCAGGACGAGGAATTCGTGATGTCGCATTCCGACAATGTGCAGGCCACCGGCTTCGTCGAGCATCTCAAGCTGCCGCATTATGTCGACTTCCAGTCCGAACTCGGTCTGCTGCGCAAACTGCGGGAGGAGTTCGGCGAGACGGAAGCGTTGCCGCCGATGCAGGAGGCCGCGGAATGAACGCGCCCGCCTACAACTTCGCCTATCTCGATGAACAAACGAAGCGGATGATCCGCCGCGCCATCCTGAAGGCGATCGCGATCCCCGGTTATCAGGTGCCGTTCGCCAGCCGGGAAATGCCGATGCCCTATGGTTGGGGCACCGGCGGCGTGCAGGTGACGGCGGCGATCCTCGGGCCCCAGGATGTACTGAAGGTAATCGACCAGGGCTCCGACGACACCACCAACGCGATTTCGATCCGCAAGTTTTTCGCCCGGACCGCCGGCGTCGCGACCACGACGTCCACGGCGGAAGCCTCGGTGATCCAGACCCGGCACCGGATTCCCGAAGCGCCGCTGCATGGCGGCCAGGTGCTGGTCTATCAGGTGCCGATCCCGGAACCGCTGCGCTTCCTGGAGCCGCGCGAGACCGAGACCCGGCGCATGCACGCGCTCGGCGAATACGGCCTGATGCACGTCAAGCTTTACGAAGACATCGCCCGCTTCGGGCACATCGCCACCTCCTACGCCTACCCGGTGAAGGTCAATGCCCGCTATGTGATGGATCCGTCGCCGACGCCAAAATTCGACAATCCGAAGATGGACAATTGCCCGGCGCTGCAGCTGTTCGGCGCCGGCCGCGAGAAGCGCATCTATGCGATTCCGCCCCACACGCAGGTCACCTCGCTCGACTTCGAGGATCACCCGTTCACGCGCTACCGCTTCGACGCGCCCTGCGCGCTGTGCGGGGCCGATGATTCCTATCTCGATGAAATCGTCACCAACGACAAGGGCGGCCGGATGTTCGTCTGTTCGGACACCGATTACTGCGAAACCCGCCAGGCCCAGGGGCATCGTGGCAGCGAAAGCGCGACGCCGCACAAGGAGACGGCGCATGGCTGAGACCTACACCGCCGGGCAGGACAACGACCGGCCGTTGCTGATGGCCGATGGCCTCGGCAAGGACTATGGCCGGCTGGCCGCCTGCCGTGACGTGTCCTTTGCGCTCTACCCCGGCGAGGTGCTGGCGATCGTCGGCGAGTCCGGATCGGGCAAGTCGACGTTGCTGCAACTGCTGTCGGCGCAGCTCGCGCCCAGCGCGGGGCGGGTGTCGTACCGGATGCGCGACGGGGTGATGCGCGATCTGGCGGCGCTGGGCGAAGCCGAGCGGCGGTTCCTGTTTCGCACCGACTGGGGCTTTGTGCACCAGGATCCGGCCATGGGGCTGCGGATGGCGGTATCGGCCGGCGCCAATGTCGGCGAGCGGCTGATGGCGGTAGGCTGGAATCACTACGGCCGCATCCGCGACACTGCGTCATCCTGGCTCGAGCGCGTCGAGATCGACACCGCGCGCATCGACGATGCGCCGCGGACCTATTCCGGCGGCATGCGGCAACGGCTGCAGATTGCGCGCAATCTGGTGACCGAGCCGCGGCTCGTCTTCATGGATGAACCGACTGGTGGCCTCGACGTGTCGGTCCAGGCGCGGCTGCTCGATTTGATGCGAAATCTGGTAAGCGAGCTCGGGTTGGCGGCCATCGTGGTCACCCATGATCTCGCCGTGGCGCGGTTGCTGTCGCACCGGGTGATGGTGATGAAGGGCGGTCGGGTGATCGAGACCGGCTTGACCGATCAGGTGCTCGACGATCCCCGCGAGCCCTATACCCAGTTGCTCGTTTCCTCGATACTGCCGGCATGAGCGTGCATCAATGACTGCGATGATCGATATCGGCAATGCCGAAAAGACCTTCACCATGCATTTGCAGGGCGGCGTTCAGCTTCCCGTCGTGCGCGGTGTCTCGTTTAAGGTCGAGCCCGGCGAGTGCGTGGTGCTGTCCGGCCCCTCGGGCGCCGGAAAGTCCTCGATCCTGAAGATGATCTTCGGTAATTACCGCTGCGACGGCGGCCGCATCGGCATCCGCCACCGGGGTGCGGTGGTCGATCTCGCCAGGGCCGAGCCGCGGCAGGTGCTTGGCGTTCGCCGCGAGACCATCGGCTATGTCAGCCAGTTCCTGCGCGCGGTGCCGCGGGTGGCAACCATCGACGTCGTCGCCGAGCCGCTGATTGCGACGGGAACGGCGCGGGCCGAGGCGCGCGAGCGGGCAGGGCAGTTGCTGCGCCGTCTCAACATTCCGGAGCGGCTGTGGGCGCTGCCGCCTTCGACCTTTTCCGGCGGCGAGCAGCAGCGCGTCAACATCGCGCGCGGCTTCATCTCCGAGCTGCCGATCCTGCTGCTGGACGAGCCGACCGCCTCGCTCGATGCGGCCAACCGCGCCGTGGTGGTGGATCTGATCGACCAGAAGAAACGCGCGGGCGTGGCTATGGTCGCCATCGTCCATGACGACGAAATTCGCCATCTGATCGCCGACCGGATCGTCGACGTGACGTCATTCGCATCAGCGGCATAGGAAAGAGAATTGACATGACTTCGACCGGTTCCGAGACCGTCATAGGCAACGCCAGGATCGTTCTGGCGGACCGCGTGATCGAGCGCGGCTGGGTCGCCTTTGCCGACGGCCGTATCGCGGAGGTTGGCGAAGGCAATGGTCCGGCTGGCAGCGAGGACGCGGCAGGCGATCTGGTTTTGCCCGGCCTGATCGAGCTGCACACCGATCATCTGGAAGCGCATTACGTGCCGCGGCCGAAGGTGTTCTGGGATCCGATCGCCGCCGTCGTCTCCTATGATGGACAGCTGGCGACGTCGGGCATCACCACGGTGCTGGATTCGTTGCGGGTCTGGCGCGAAGACGGCGCCGAGGACGTCGATGGCAGGGCGGGCGTGCTGGCCGGGGCAATCACGGCGGCGCGTGACGCCAATTTGCTGCGCGCGGATCATTTCCTGCATCTGCGCTGCGAGATCCCGATGCCGGACGTGGTCGAAGAAGCCAAGGAGCTGATCGGGCGGCCGGACATCCGCCTGATGTCGCTGATGGATCACACGCCCGGACAGCGCCAGTTTCGCGACGAAGGCAAGCTGCGCGACTATTACCGTGGCAAGGGCGCCGGCATGACCGACGCCGAACTCGACACGCTGTTCGAACGGCGGTTTGCCTATCAGAAGGCCTATGCTGCGACCAACATGCGCGAGATCGTGGCGCTGGCGCATCAGTACGAGATCCCGCTCGCCAGTCACGACGACACCACCGAGGAAAACGTCACCGATGCGATCAGGGATCGCGTTTCGGTAGCGGAATTTCCGACCACCATGGAAGCCGCGCGCGGATTACACGAGGCCGGCATCGGCATCTTGATGGGTGCGCCGAACGTGGTGCGCGGCGGCTCGCATTCCGGCAATATCGCCGCGGTCGATCTCGCCCGCGAGGGACTGCTCGACATCCTGTCCTCCGATTACATCCCTTCGAGCCTCTTGATGGCAGCGCTGCAACTGCCGCAGCGCGTGCCCGACATCGATCTGGCCTCCGCGGTCCGCACCGTCACCAAGACGCCGGCCGAAGCGGTCGGTCTTGCCGACCGCGGCGAGATCGCGGCCGGCAAGCGTGCCGATCTGATCCGCGTCCATGTCGCCCGCGATGTCCCGGTGGTGCGCAGCGTCTGGCGCGAAGGACATCGCGTGGCGTGACGGGAGCGCCGACGATATCCGGCGACTGGCCGAGCATGGGGATGGGACCCGGGAGGCTCGTTCTGGTGGTCGGCCCGAGTGGCGCCGGCAAGGACACTCTGATCGGGCTGGCCCGGGCCGCTTGCGCCGATGACGCCGGCATCGTCTTTCCGCGCCGCGTGGTGACCCGGGAAGCTTCACCATTCGAAGACAATGAGCAGATGAGCCATGAGGTGTTCCGGCAGGCGCAGGCACAAGGCGAATTTGCGATGCATTGGGAAGCGCATGGCCATTGTTATGGATTGCGCCGCACGATCGCCGGCGATATCCGGGCCGGGCGCACCGTAGTCGCCAACGTCTCGCGCATGGTGATCAAGGCGATGCGCTGCACCTATGCCGCTGTCACTGTGGTCTCGATCACGGC
The sequence above is drawn from the Bradyrhizobium sediminis genome and encodes:
- a CDS encoding carbon-phosphorus lyase complex subunit PhnI, whose translation is MYVAVKGGERAIENAHRLLAHERRGDRDVPELSLDQISGQLSLGVDRIMTEGSLYDRELAALALKQARGDMIEAIFLVRAFRATLPRFGASEPVDTGQMQVRRRISSTFKDIPGGQILGPTFDYTHRLLDPELAGVSMPEAPATGEASPEVMPRVTDILGRDGLIEPSPQADAGSAVGDLTREPLSFPADRDLRLQNLARADEGFLLALGYSSQRGYGRNHPFAGEIRLGEVEVEFMAEDAGFAVPLGAVTLTECQMVNQFKGSATEAPCFTRGYGLAFGQSERKTMSMALVDRSLRARELGEEIIAPAQDEEFVMSHSDNVQATGFVEHLKLPHYVDFQSELGLLRKLREEFGETEALPPMQEAAE
- a CDS encoding alpha-D-ribose 1-methylphosphonate 5-phosphate C-P-lyase PhnJ, with the translated sequence MNAPAYNFAYLDEQTKRMIRRAILKAIAIPGYQVPFASREMPMPYGWGTGGVQVTAAILGPQDVLKVIDQGSDDTTNAISIRKFFARTAGVATTTSTAEASVIQTRHRIPEAPLHGGQVLVYQVPIPEPLRFLEPRETETRRMHALGEYGLMHVKLYEDIARFGHIATSYAYPVKVNARYVMDPSPTPKFDNPKMDNCPALQLFGAGREKRIYAIPPHTQVTSLDFEDHPFTRYRFDAPCALCGADDSYLDEIVTNDKGGRMFVCSDTDYCETRQAQGHRGSESATPHKETAHG
- the phnK gene encoding phosphonate C-P lyase system protein PhnK produces the protein MAETYTAGQDNDRPLLMADGLGKDYGRLAACRDVSFALYPGEVLAIVGESGSGKSTLLQLLSAQLAPSAGRVSYRMRDGVMRDLAALGEAERRFLFRTDWGFVHQDPAMGLRMAVSAGANVGERLMAVGWNHYGRIRDTASSWLERVEIDTARIDDAPRTYSGGMRQRLQIARNLVTEPRLVFMDEPTGGLDVSVQARLLDLMRNLVSELGLAAIVVTHDLAVARLLSHRVMVMKGGRVIETGLTDQVLDDPREPYTQLLVSSILPA
- the phnL gene encoding phosphonate C-P lyase system protein PhnL gives rise to the protein MTAMIDIGNAEKTFTMHLQGGVQLPVVRGVSFKVEPGECVVLSGPSGAGKSSILKMIFGNYRCDGGRIGIRHRGAVVDLARAEPRQVLGVRRETIGYVSQFLRAVPRVATIDVVAEPLIATGTARAEARERAGQLLRRLNIPERLWALPPSTFSGGEQQRVNIARGFISELPILLLDEPTASLDAANRAVVVDLIDQKKRAGVAMVAIVHDDEIRHLIADRIVDVTSFASAA
- a CDS encoding alpha-D-ribose 1-methylphosphonate 5-triphosphate diphosphatase, producing MTSTGSETVIGNARIVLADRVIERGWVAFADGRIAEVGEGNGPAGSEDAAGDLVLPGLIELHTDHLEAHYVPRPKVFWDPIAAVVSYDGQLATSGITTVLDSLRVWREDGAEDVDGRAGVLAGAITAARDANLLRADHFLHLRCEIPMPDVVEEAKELIGRPDIRLMSLMDHTPGQRQFRDEGKLRDYYRGKGAGMTDAELDTLFERRFAYQKAYAATNMREIVALAHQYEIPLASHDDTTEENVTDAIRDRVSVAEFPTTMEAARGLHEAGIGILMGAPNVVRGGSHSGNIAAVDLAREGLLDILSSDYIPSSLLMAALQLPQRVPDIDLASAVRTVTKTPAEAVGLADRGEIAAGKRADLIRVHVARDVPVVRSVWREGHRVA
- the phnN gene encoding phosphonate metabolism protein/1,5-bisphosphokinase (PRPP-forming) PhnN, whose product is MGMGPGRLVLVVGPSGAGKDTLIGLARAACADDAGIVFPRRVVTREASPFEDNEQMSHEVFRQAQAQGEFAMHWEAHGHCYGLRRTIAGDIRAGRTVVANVSRMVIKAMRCTYAAVTVVSITAPPEILAERLAMRARGSDGQVADRLNRAVDDAAVPDVTIMNIGRAEDHARELLLAIRGI